In one window of Marinifilum sp. JC120 DNA:
- the rsmH gene encoding 16S rRNA (cytosine(1402)-N(4))-methyltransferase RsmH: MESKKLKPEQVHTSVLLNEVIDWLAPKPGGRYLDGTLGMAGHSSAILKAAGESAELAGLDRDEQALELAGERLAPFGDRAHRFHLAFSKFEAALNELGWDTIDGVVLDLGVSSLHLDHAERGFSFIKDGPLDMRMDPAGGMPPASSIINKGSYSDLNRIFKLYGEEPLGSKIAKAIITAREEKKITTTLQLASIVEKAYPAKRRALSRTHPATKTFQGLRIAVNSELEELQTFLDRIPERLNPGARVAIISFHSLEDRIVKKTFKAQSQNCDCPPMQPMCTCGKVKLMNVLTRKPILPTEEEMEVNTRSRSAKLRVAERTGEDG; this comes from the coding sequence ATGGAAAGCAAGAAATTAAAACCTGAACAGGTCCACACATCCGTTCTGCTGAACGAAGTCATTGACTGGCTGGCTCCCAAACCCGGAGGCCGCTACCTTGATGGTACCCTCGGCATGGCCGGGCATTCCAGTGCAATCCTTAAAGCCGCAGGCGAAAGTGCCGAGCTGGCCGGGCTGGACCGGGACGAACAGGCACTCGAACTGGCTGGAGAACGTCTTGCGCCTTTCGGTGATCGCGCGCACAGATTCCATCTTGCTTTCAGCAAGTTTGAGGCTGCCCTTAATGAGCTGGGCTGGGACACAATTGACGGGGTTGTTCTTGACCTCGGCGTTTCCTCCCTCCATCTGGACCATGCCGAGCGCGGGTTCAGTTTCATCAAGGACGGACCGCTGGATATGCGTATGGACCCGGCAGGCGGCATGCCCCCGGCATCTTCTATTATTAATAAAGGTTCGTACTCCGACTTAAACAGAATTTTTAAGCTGTACGGAGAAGAACCACTGGGTTCGAAAATCGCCAAGGCGATTATCACAGCTCGGGAAGAAAAAAAGATAACGACCACCCTGCAACTGGCCTCCATTGTAGAGAAGGCTTATCCGGCCAAACGCAGGGCCTTGTCCCGGACCCATCCGGCGACCAAAACATTTCAGGGGTTGCGCATTGCCGTGAATTCCGAACTGGAAGAGTTGCAAACCTTCCTTGATCGGATTCCGGAAAGACTTAATCCCGGTGCGAGGGTTGCGATCATATCCTTCCATTCTTTGGAAGACCGGATTGTAAAAAAGACCTTCAAAGCCCAATCACAAAACTGCGACTGCCCGCCCATGCAGCCCATGTGCACCTGCGGGAAGGTTAAGCTGATGAATGTGCTGACCAGAAAGCCCATCCTTCCCACCGAGGAAGAGATGGAGGTCAACACCCGCAGCCGCAGCGCAAAACTCCGCGTAGCCGAAAGGACCGGGGAGGACGGGTAA
- a CDS encoding HD domain-containing protein: protein MDVPDGLNEEYYQISPDILQSFNKFRPPLDIFMFMEDVGRIAPYYKVGGRLSKEQIEQLGKLVKDGFIFVSRKDHPVYVKHIAYQLDLVLIDRNLKESEIADIFMEALTMRMSEFLDQPVAAVMDKIWSDLMVLTEYLWNDPYRIKALAKRLHKEHTLAQHSVNCGVLALAIFIRMKGKNFSSGDISRTHFDRLTAGFFLHDLGMSKIPLFIREKPKPLTTDERQKVDKHPMLGYEMLSKLDLKYKEIEACVIEHHERLNGKGYPQKKSGREISQLGRIIAAIDSYCAMITKRPFAEGIDPLKAAAAISQDKAYDPEVTKNIQAWALTLKK, encoded by the coding sequence ATGGATGTTCCCGATGGTTTGAACGAGGAATATTACCAGATCAGTCCCGATATTCTTCAGAGTTTCAATAAGTTCAGGCCGCCTCTCGATATTTTTATGTTCATGGAGGATGTGGGCCGAATCGCACCTTATTACAAAGTGGGGGGGAGGCTTAGCAAGGAGCAGATCGAGCAGCTTGGCAAGCTGGTTAAGGATGGCTTTATCTTTGTTTCCCGCAAGGACCATCCGGTATACGTAAAGCACATAGCTTATCAGCTGGACCTCGTGCTTATCGATCGCAATCTCAAGGAAAGTGAGATTGCGGATATTTTTATGGAAGCGCTGACCATGCGTATGAGTGAATTTCTGGACCAGCCTGTTGCGGCTGTCATGGATAAGATTTGGTCAGATCTGATGGTCCTTACTGAATACTTGTGGAACGACCCGTACCGTATCAAGGCTCTTGCTAAACGGTTGCACAAGGAACATACGCTTGCTCAGCACAGCGTGAATTGTGGTGTGCTCGCTTTGGCTATTTTTATCCGCATGAAAGGGAAGAATTTTTCCAGCGGGGATATCAGCCGCACCCATTTTGATCGTCTTACCGCCGGATTTTTCCTGCATGATCTGGGTATGAGCAAGATCCCCCTGTTTATTCGTGAAAAGCCCAAGCCACTGACCACGGACGAACGTCAGAAAGTGGATAAGCATCCCATGCTTGGCTATGAAATGCTTAGCAAACTTGATCTCAAATACAAGGAAATTGAGGCTTGCGTCATTGAGCATCACGAACGGCTGAACGGTAAAGGATATCCCCAGAAGAAATCGGGGCGCGAGATTAGCCAATTAGGCCGGATTATCGCCGCAATAGATTCTTACTGTGCTATGATTACCAAGCGTCCCTTTGCAGAAGGCATAGATCCGCTCAAGGCCGCTGCTGCGATTTCACAAGACAAGGCTTACGACCCGGAAGTAACCAAGAATATTCAGGCTTGGGCACTTACTTTGAAGAAATAG
- a CDS encoding CBS domain-containing protein — protein sequence MLLRKRAWDIMNEEFSTIAESASLSEAVRSLRDSMKEAPDNHIVVVKKKNGSLRGVVSIWTMLKAVEDLVLKDEDLTLTEEADWDRAFKRAGTACCSAALDDHIEEDVAILKPTDPMLVVLEIFRKKKRTWALVQEGGNIIGVVLLSDVYREVTRDLVQQF from the coding sequence ATGCTGCTGAGAAAAAGAGCATGGGATATAATGAATGAAGAATTTTCCACAATTGCTGAATCCGCAAGCCTTTCCGAGGCGGTACGCTCTCTCCGGGACAGCATGAAGGAAGCACCGGACAACCATATTGTGGTGGTTAAAAAGAAAAACGGCTCCCTGCGTGGAGTGGTATCCATATGGACCATGCTTAAGGCGGTAGAAGATCTGGTACTCAAAGATGAAGACCTAACCCTGACCGAAGAAGCGGATTGGGACCGGGCCTTTAAAAGAGCCGGAACAGCATGCTGCTCCGCCGCCCTTGATGATCACATTGAGGAAGATGTTGCTATTCTCAAGCCCACTGACCCCATGCTGGTTGTATTAGAAATTTTCCGCAAAAAGAAAAGAACCTGGGCACTGGTGCAGGAAGGCGGGAACATCATCGGCGTGGTGCTGCTCAGCGATGTATACCGCGAAGTCACCCGCGATCTGGTTCAGCAATTTTAA
- the mraZ gene encoding division/cell wall cluster transcriptional repressor MraZ has translation MKFRGHAHRSMDAKGRLMLTPEYRDQVYSDSPDGCVTLTIFEGNIVGFTPPDWAVLEEKLTSIKSPSRKLRNFIRIIISGSEEVCLDKQGRITIPSYLRKSGKLDKDVVLAGVGDRFEIWDKREFEALLEQDFDDVSDELAECGVELPF, from the coding sequence ATGAAGTTCAGAGGTCACGCACATCGCAGCATGGATGCCAAAGGCAGACTGATGCTTACACCGGAGTACCGGGATCAGGTATATTCTGATTCCCCGGACGGCTGCGTGACATTGACTATTTTCGAAGGAAATATAGTCGGCTTCACACCACCGGACTGGGCAGTACTTGAAGAAAAACTCACAAGTATCAAAAGCCCCAGCCGGAAACTCAGAAATTTCATCCGAATAATCATTTCAGGTTCCGAAGAAGTCTGCCTCGATAAACAGGGCAGAATCACCATTCCTTCCTATCTGCGAAAAAGCGGCAAACTGGACAAGGACGTGGTCCTTGCCGGAGTCGGCGACAGATTTGAGATCTGGGACAAGCGGGAATTCGAAGCCCTGCTTGAACAAGATTTTGATGATGTCTCAGATGAACTGGCTGAATGCGGAGTTGAACTCCCGTTCTAG
- a CDS encoding PASTA domain-containing protein, with amino-acid sequence MAKRKKESLKASRTKLLFVMVLFALVWTGLLGRAAWLQLFKGADLSRMVSRQHLAAELERGERGSIYDRNGNLLATSVESSSVYIRPVKVTDVDGTAYKLSKILGISKAKLRKKLSRKSNFIWIKRQINDRIAQKIIKADLAGVYLTTEYVRLYPNNYLAGQLLGFSGIDGNGLEGLEKKFNDRLAGRKAQFVVQRDASGRRLYLDAMGREMDVRGKDIHLTIDSHLQAVTENALAESVKKYNGKRGSAIIVEVATGDILALANCPRFNPNIFRTSSPNIWRNRAALDVAEPGSTFKPFLMAAALEHKVVTPEKLFDCENGRWKINGKYIKDTHKEGWLPVHKILRYSSNIGCAKIGLELGAQNYHKFISDLGFGSKTGLPIPGDRKGLIRPAAKWNEIDLAAISFGQGIGVTTVQMAKGYLTLANKGLEKPIKLVQYPHSEQEEAPKRIFSAEVAEKVLSMMREVVQDDGTGRKARIRGTTVAGKTGTAQKAHSKGGYGTEYIASFVALVPGYNPDYIVYMMVDDPKPNHYGSTVVAPAVKKIMTQTLAYYGKLPEHRKPTPVMAAGQTFTAMPQKALRATPVKITASGDTVPNLKGMPIRRAIEILVQKGFVPKLKGQGMTVTKQLPAAGDKWPEDKKAEMVLWVS; translated from the coding sequence ATGGCTAAAAGGAAAAAAGAAAGCCTGAAGGCGAGCAGAACAAAGCTGCTCTTCGTCATGGTCCTTTTTGCCCTTGTATGGACAGGTCTCTTGGGCAGGGCGGCATGGCTGCAATTGTTCAAGGGAGCCGATCTCTCACGCATGGTCTCCCGCCAGCACCTTGCGGCTGAGCTTGAACGCGGTGAACGCGGCTCCATTTATGACCGCAACGGCAACCTGCTGGCAACCAGCGTGGAATCTTCATCCGTTTACATCCGCCCGGTCAAGGTTACCGATGTGGACGGCACGGCTTACAAGCTCTCAAAGATTCTCGGTATTTCGAAAGCGAAGCTGAGAAAGAAACTGTCCAGAAAGTCGAATTTTATCTGGATCAAACGGCAAATTAATGACCGCATCGCCCAAAAGATCATAAAAGCTGACTTGGCCGGCGTATACCTGACCACGGAATATGTCAGACTCTATCCCAACAACTATCTGGCTGGACAGTTGCTGGGTTTTTCCGGGATCGACGGTAACGGACTTGAAGGGCTTGAAAAGAAATTTAATGACCGTCTTGCAGGACGCAAGGCGCAATTCGTTGTGCAGCGCGATGCATCGGGACGCAGATTGTACCTCGATGCCATGGGCCGTGAAATGGATGTCCGCGGCAAGGACATCCACCTGACCATTGATTCGCACCTACAGGCGGTGACTGAAAACGCACTGGCTGAATCGGTAAAGAAATACAATGGTAAGAGAGGCTCCGCAATCATAGTTGAAGTAGCTACAGGTGATATTTTGGCCCTTGCCAATTGCCCGCGCTTCAACCCAAATATTTTCCGCACCAGCTCCCCCAATATCTGGAGGAACCGTGCGGCTCTCGACGTTGCCGAACCGGGATCAACCTTCAAGCCATTCCTCATGGCTGCGGCACTGGAACACAAGGTTGTGACCCCGGAAAAGCTCTTTGACTGTGAAAATGGACGCTGGAAAATCAATGGCAAGTACATCAAAGACACCCATAAGGAAGGGTGGCTGCCGGTGCACAAAATCCTGCGCTATTCCAGTAACATCGGCTGTGCCAAGATAGGTTTGGAACTTGGAGCGCAGAACTACCATAAGTTCATCTCCGATCTCGGGTTCGGAAGCAAAACCGGACTGCCTATTCCTGGAGACCGCAAAGGTTTGATCCGCCCGGCCGCCAAGTGGAATGAAATTGACCTTGCCGCCATATCATTCGGGCAGGGAATTGGCGTAACCACCGTACAGATGGCAAAAGGTTATCTCACTCTTGCCAATAAGGGGCTTGAAAAACCGATTAAGCTAGTGCAATACCCCCACTCCGAACAAGAGGAAGCACCCAAGCGCATTTTCAGTGCTGAAGTAGCTGAAAAAGTACTCTCCATGATGCGCGAAGTTGTGCAGGACGACGGAACCGGACGCAAAGCCAGAATCAGAGGAACCACCGTTGCAGGCAAAACCGGAACCGCCCAGAAGGCACACAGCAAAGGTGGCTACGGCACAGAATACATAGCATCTTTTGTGGCTCTGGTTCCGGGATACAACCCGGATTACATCGTCTATATGATGGTGGATGATCCCAAGCCGAACCACTACGGCAGCACAGTTGTGGCTCCGGCGGTTAAAAAGATCATGACCCAGACCCTTGCCTATTACGGCAAGCTGCCGGAGCACCGTAAGCCCACACCGGTCATGGCCGCAGGTCAGACTTTTACTGCGATGCCCCAAAAGGCATTGAGGGCCACCCCGGTAAAGATAACCGCATCCGGGGACACGGTTCCTAATTTGAAAGGAATGCCCATTCGCAGGGCAATTGAAATATTGGTCCAGAAAGGCTTTGTTCCCAAACTGAAAGGTCAGGGGATGACTGTAACCAAACAACTTCCTGCCGCAGGCGACAAATGGCCTGAAGACAAGAAGGCGGAAATGGTTCTCTGGGTTTCTTAG